From the genome of Anopheles moucheti chromosome 3, idAnoMoucSN_F20_07, whole genome shotgun sequence, one region includes:
- the LOC128304099 gene encoding tRNA (adenine(37)-N6)-methyltransferase, with the protein MSNSEIEYLKAQLATARSEIKNLRQQLSNLQHMHTKEHQHILKLLGDYRCEGCQEKQQQNGHSNKKQGVAEDDDGADGCTFKPIGVIKTVFNEKRAVPRQASLAAGLLSRIDISSTTFNNPAHSLEGLENFSHLWIIYYFHRNPNHAKAKVAPPRLGGERVGVFSTRSPHRPCPIGLSLVELDRIEDSKVYFLGTDMVDGTPVLDIKPYIPQYDVPVKMKEAEFLNSREAPDGEETNLADKKAGGSNNTQPAVTVPNWVLNSSSLNVIFNANAESQLQELQIEKNSIVDVLKADPRSVYLRTKYGSQIYTFRLGEHTVTCKFDDQNTTVTVLQIRDVVNFQEMDGECSSAAE; encoded by the exons ATGAGTAATTCGGAAATAGAATACCTAAAAGCACAGCTCGCAACAGCTAGGagtgaaattaaaaacttAAG GCAACAACTCTCCAATCTGCAGCACATGCACACGAAAGAGCACCAACATATCTTAAAACTTTTGGGCGATTATCGGTGCGAAGGTTGccaggaaaaacaacaacaaaatggacaTAGCAATAAGAAG CAAGGCGTAGCGGAGGATGATGACGGTGCAGATGGCTGCACGTTCAAACCAATTGGTGTTATAAAAACGGTGTTCAATGAAAAGCGTGCTGTACCACGGCAGGCTAGTTTAGCAGCGGGTTTGCTGAGTAGAATAGATATATCGTCAACCACATTCAACAATCCGGCACACTCCCTGGAAGGGCTGGAGAACTTTTCGCACCTCTGGATCATTTACTACTTTCACCGGAATCCGAACCATGCAAAAGCGAAAGTTGCTCCTCCACGGTTAGGCGGTGAGCGTGTCGGTGTGTTTAGTACGAGATCTCCACACCGTCCATGTCCCATTGGACTGTCCCTGGTAGAATTGGACCGGATTGAAGATTCTAAAGTGTACTTTCTAGGAACCGATATG GTTGATGGTACACCCGTACTAGACATAAAACCATACATTCCGCAGTACGATGTTCCGGTGAAGATGAAGGAAGCAGAATTTCTTAACTCACGCGAAGCACCCGACGGAGAGGAAACGAAtctggcggacaagaaagcGGGTGGATCAAACAACACCCAACCTGCTGTTACCGTGCCCAACTGGGTGTTGAATAGTTCGAGCTTAAACGTAATTTTCAATGCCAATGCAGAATCCCAACTACAAGAGCTTCAAATAGAAAAG AATTCCATCGTTGATGTACTTAAGGCTGATCCTCGTTCGGTATATTTACGCACGAAGTATGGTTCGCAAATATACACGTTTCGTTTGGGAGAGCATACCGTCACGTGTAAATTTGACGATCAAAACACTACCGTAACCGTCCTGCAGATACGAGACGTTGTTAATTTTCAAGAAATGGATGGAGAATGTTCCTCCGCAGCAGAGTAG
- the LOC128304201 gene encoding uncharacterized protein LOC128304201 produces the protein MDKIAKLIFLFSVAITVALVMGKKDDDPLRNLFGGPNVWGPLMKWNRPASGEAADDGNAVEYAEYDQPDTYAEAGHPIVVKRSHARQPLCEVLLNIVYVGNGTDGYEYRPNHYVTESCLSSYNSYQNKCTETGLSCTQIRQKIYITRRKVIEGAETKAANCWEHVALREIDAGCECMWPKEQIGDKHSYRLGK, from the exons ATGGATAAAATAGCGAAGCTC atttttctattttcagtTGCAATCACGGTGGCACTGGTGATGGGCAAGAAGGATGACGATCCGCTACGAAACCTTTTCGGTGGCCCGAACGTGTGGGGACCGCTGATGAAGTGGAACCGTCCGGCGTCCGGTGAGGCGGCGGACGATGGCAACGCGGTGGAGTACGCGGAGTACGACCAACCGGACACGTATGCCGAAGCCGGACACCCGATTGTGGTGAAGCGTTCCCATGCCCGCCAGCCGCTCTGTGAGGTACTGCTGAACATTGTGTACGTCGGCAACGGTACGGATGGGTACGAGTATCGTCCGAATCACTATGTCACCGAGTCATGCCTTAGCTCGTACAACAGCTATCAGAATAAG TGTACCGAGACTGGCCTTTCCTGCACCCAGATACGGCAGAAGATCTACATCACACGTCGCAAGGTGATTGAAGGTGCGGAGACCAAAGCCGCCAACTGCTGGGAACATGTGGCGCTCAGAGAG ATCGATGCCgggtgtgagtgtatgtggcCGAAGGAGCAGATCGGTGACAAGCATTCCTACCGTTTGGGCAAATAA